The Acidobacteriota bacterium genome has a segment encoding these proteins:
- a CDS encoding nucleotidyltransferase domain-containing protein, with the protein MDDLPQPVAELVDLLASLPCTIAVALGGSRALGCSDAGSDWDLGLYYRGAIDLTALAARGTVFPPGSWGRLMNGGAWLRCGGHKVDVILRDLDVVEYWTRRAENGEFERDALLGYLAGIPTYTLSAELASCRPLHGHLPAAPFPAKLASAAPPVWRFCRSFSLDYARMYAQRRNAAGALGQAAAAVMQEAHAVMCQRSEWVCNEKRLIETAGLADLQALFSQVSNKSANLVQWVDRIADRLGVPKGEDSPWK; encoded by the coding sequence ATGGATGATCTGCCGCAACCTGTCGCTGAACTGGTGGACTTGCTCGCTTCCCTGCCGTGCACAATCGCTGTGGCGTTGGGTGGATCGCGCGCGCTGGGGTGCAGCGATGCAGGAAGTGATTGGGACCTCGGCCTCTATTACCGTGGCGCGATAGATCTCACGGCCCTCGCGGCGCGCGGCACCGTCTTCCCTCCAGGTTCCTGGGGACGCCTGATGAACGGCGGAGCCTGGCTTCGGTGCGGAGGCCATAAAGTGGATGTGATCCTGCGTGACCTCGACGTAGTCGAGTATTGGACTCGTCGTGCCGAGAACGGTGAATTCGAGAGAGATGCACTGCTCGGTTATCTGGCCGGCATTCCGACCTACACCCTGAGTGCCGAACTCGCCTCGTGCCGTCCGCTCCATGGCCACCTCCCAGCGGCGCCGTTTCCCGCAAAACTTGCATCCGCCGCACCTCCGGTGTGGCGTTTCTGCCGATCGTTTAGTCTGGATTATGCGCGTATGTACGCGCAGCGCCGCAACGCCGCGGGAGCGCTGGGTCAAGCGGCGGCGGCAGTGATGCAAGAGGCGCACGCCGTCATGTGCCAGCGCAGCGAATGGGTGTGTAACGAAAAGCGTCTGATCGAAACGGCGGGTCTCGCGGATCTGCAAGCACTGTTCTCGCAAGTATCCAACAAATCTGCGAATCTCGTGCAGTG